The genomic stretch CAAGGGGGCGCGCGAGTTGGGCTTCGCCGACGTGGGCGCGATGTGGCGGTCGAAATACGACATGCCGCCGGAAGCGTTCCGGGCGGAGGTCGAGCGGCTCTGGCAGCAGGTGCGGCCGCTCTATGAAGCCCTGCACGCGCACGTGCGCGCTTCGCTCGCAAAGAAATACGGCAAGGAGCTGGTTCCGGAAGACGGGCTGATCCCTGCCCACCTGCTCGGAAATATGTGGAGCCAGAGCTGGATCAACATCTACCCGCTGGTCGCCCCCGAGAACGGTGATCCCGGGTTCGACCTCACTGAACTGCTGAAAGCGAAAAAGGTGGAAGAGCGAGAGATGGTGCGCTCCGGCGAGCGCTTCTTCCTTTCGCTCGGGTTCGAACCGCTGCCGAAGACGTTCTGGGAACGCTCGCTCTTTACCAAGCCTGCCGACCGGGAGGTCGTCTGCCACGCCAGCGCCTGGGACGTGGATGCCGACCTGGACCTGCGGCTCAAAATGTGCATCCAGATCACCGGCGAAGATTTCTCCACTATCCATCACGAGCTGGGACACAACTTTTACCAGCGCGCCTACCGCCACCTGCCGCCCTTGTTCCGCGATAGCGCCAACGACGGTTTCCACGAGGCGGTGGGCGATACCATCGCCCTGTCCGTCACCCCCGAGTATTTGAAAGAGATCGGTATGCTGGAAAAAGTGCCGGAGCCGAGCGGCGACCTGGGGCTGCTGATGAAGATGGCCCTGGAGAAAGCGGCCTTCCTCCCCTTCGGCCTGCTGGTGGATCAATGGCGCTCAAAAGTCTTCTCCGGGGAGATCCGGCCCGCCGAGTACAACAAGGCCTGGTGGGACTTGGTCGGAAAATATCAGGGCGTCGCCCCGCCCGTGCCGCGCAGCGAGGCGGATTTCGACCCGGGAGCCAAATACCACGTCCCGGCGAACGTGCCCTACACGCGCTACTTCCTCGCTACCATCCTGCAATTCCAGTTTCACCGGGAGCTGTGTCGCGAGGCGGGCTACACCGGTCCCCTGCACCGCTGCTCGATCTACAACAACAAGGCCGGCGGCGCGAAGCTCAAAAAGATGCTCGACATGGGCATGAGCCGTCCATGGCCCGAAGCGCTCGAGGCGCTGACCGGAGAAAAGCGCATGGACGCTACGGCCATCCTCGACTACTTTGCGCCGCTGAAGAGATGGCTCGACGAGCAAAACAAGGGGCGCAAGGTCGGGTTCTAGCGAGGTGTGGAAAAGGTCTTATTCGCTGCCATGCTGAGTGCCAAAACCTCGGCACAAGGAA from Candidatus Acidiferrales bacterium encodes the following:
- a CDS encoding M2 family metallopeptidase, whose product is GTRTKPPVMKPTVAEARVFIEQAEKRLLELSIKAERVSWVQSTYITDDTEQIAAEAQKEVIAATTELATAAKRFEGIKLPEDVARKLKLLRLSLTAPAPRNPAEQKELAELGVWLPSVYGKGKYCPEGEKGPCLDLNKLERILATSRDPNELLKVWRGWRTISPPMRPRYERFVELSNKGARELGFADVGAMWRSKYDMPPEAFRAEVERLWQQVRPLYEALHAHVRASLAKKYGKELVPEDGLIPAHLLGNMWSQSWINIYPLVAPENGDPGFDLTELLKAKKVEEREMVRSGERFFLSLGFEPLPKTFWERSLFTKPADREVVCHASAWDVDADLDLRLKMCIQITGEDFSTIHHELGHNFYQRAYRHLPPLFRDSANDGFHEAVGDTIALSVTPEYLKEIGMLEKVPEPSGDLGLLMKMALEKAAFLPFGLLVDQWRSKVFSGEIRPAEYNKAWWDLVGKYQGVAPPVPRSEADFDPGAKYHVPANVPYTRYFLATILQFQFHRELCREAGYTGPLHRCSIYNNKAGGAKLKKMLDMGMSRPWPEALEALTGEKRMDATAILDYFAPLKRWLDEQNKGRKVGF